aattagtcatagctaactctctccaactaaaataatctcataattcAATCCTATATTATATCGTGGTACtcttttatctaggaaaccgaacaccacctcaATGTATTATAAAGGCTCGTGCAGGGATTAATATCTAAACAATCAAATGATTTACActttatagaaattaaatttaaatgaaaatgatCTTAAATTGGAGGCAAATGTATCAAAATCCGTACAATCAATAAGATAATTATCTTAACAACAAGAGGCTCACTGCAAATGAAAAGACAGTTTTTGACTTCAATAGAGAACCTATAGCAGGGAAGAGAGGGGGTGGGGCAGAAAAAGTCACTGTCAGAGATAATATCCAGATTGAACACATGCTTTACTTTCTCATACATCTCAACCAAGATTTTTTTGGAGAAGTGAATGGTGTTCACATTTTAATAGCTGGATCCCATAACACTGTTGCTATACATTAATACCAAGCCCCAAAAAAACTCAACATAAATGACCAAATTACCAAATGCATATAAGAAATGGTCAACAGATACAGATACAAATCTGGATATGAACAGCAATAACAGATGCAGATTGATAAAAAAACAGTCAATGAATTATAAAGGCTCATGCAGTGATGAATATCTAAACAATCAAATGATCTTAAATTGGAGGCAAATGTATTAAAATCCATACAATAAATTATTCATAAGACAATTATCTTAACAAGGAACTCACTACAAATGAAAAGACTATCTTTGGCTTCTCGAAAAAAGCAATAGCGGGGAAAAGGGGGAGGTGGGGCAGAAAAAGTCACTGTAAAAATTTATCATCCAAAGAAAATACCCAGATTGAATGCATGCTTTACTTTCTCATATATCTCAACCAAGATTTTTTTGGAGAAACGTATGGTCTTCACATTTCTATAACTGGATCTCATAATACTGTCGCTATACATTAATACCATGCCCTAAAACAAACACAACATAAATGACCAAATTGCCGAATGCCTAAAAGAAATGTTCAACAGATACAGATCCAAGCCTGATATGAGCAGCAACAACAGATGCACATTGATAAAACAACCAGTCAATGAATTATAAAGGCTCATGCAGTGATGAATATCTGAACAATCAAAAGATCTAAATTTCATAGAAATACAATTTAAATCAAAATGATCTTAAATTGGAGGTAAATGTATTAAAATCCGTAcaatcaaataattcaataaaGATAATTATCTTAACAAGAAGAAGCTCACTGCAATGGAAAGACTATTTTTGACTTCTCGAGGTAACCTATAGCGGAGAAGAGAGGGGGCGGGGAAGAAAATTCAGCCAATTGAGTAGCGAAGGTAACAAGGTTTCACAATTCACTAATTATACCTAAAGAAAGAATATTTTGACAACGCGGATACAGCCCCTCCTCCGAAAAAGTTACTAAAGAAAAAGTTGGAtacatcaaataaataaatttaaaagcgAGAGTACATAAATAGGAAGAAAAATCCAACATGGATCATGGTATTTACCACTGAGTGGTATCACATGAATGTGATTTCATTTATGCCAAGTTGCCAACCAATATGCTGTATTTGTTATTCCATTAGTAAAAGCATTATCCCATTTTATTTTGCCGGAAAATACTAATTATGTATCTAAACAACACGAAATGAATATGACTGAGTTAATAACTTACTGAATTAGCAATAACAGGCTATTAACAGCcaatcagtatgagaccataaATCATTTTGAAAATGTTTTTCGATGTCGCTAATAATGAACTGTACTACATTATTATCTgcgaaataaataaataaagaaaatccTCTGCATGACTGTGTCTAATATTCCTATTATATTTTGGAACGTAGAGATGTTTAATGTTTCCATAGAATATCAATGGTTACAATTGAATATCTCAGAAGTTTACAATTGAATATCTCAGAAGTTTATTCTTGGAAACTATAAATCCAAAAATAATATTCGAAGAGACTATCAAATGCcattcaaaaacaaaatacttCTGCTGAGCATTTCAAATATATTAAGCAGAGTGTTACCAAAGCATGAAAGATACagtatcattttaattttagcACTTGCACTTGCACTTGCGCACCCATGTAAAACAAAGATAGCAATGTCTATCATACAAATTAAGATATGATTAAAATATGTAAAACTTTTACATGTATGAAGTTGATGTCATAATTTATTAACTAAGAGCAATTTGTGTTGTATTCTGCCAAGTAACGTAACTTAGCTTGGTTTTTGTAATTTATGTGTCCTGGTACACCCATCAACTACAGGATAAAAATATAGGGAAAGGAGAATAAACTACCTCAATTAGTAGCAGTTAAACTAGATAATGTCTGATAAAGAGAGGATAATCAAGGAAATATAAACTACAGTAGGAAAACAATTAGAAAAGCTATTGCCATAAATTTTTGGATCCTTGAATAGCCAGTTTATCTCTTTACTTGTTTTACAAACATCTATAGGTAATGCATTGGTACAGAAGGGTTGTCTGTAAAAAAAAGTAGGAATCAAGTTAGACTAAAGAAAAGACACCACGAGACTAGATGAGGATAGGGGCAAGGTACTCTATCTCTTCTCGAATTATTATTTAACTGTTTTTATTCAATTCTCTccaattgaaaagaaaaatgatcgTTTTCTACATTTTTATGCCTCTTTAACTCCATCGTATATGAAGTAAATAACATTTAATACAGCTTAGCAGCTAACACTAAATTAACAAGAGTCCCCTACATGTAATTCACCATTTTCGTTAGAGCCAAAGAATATTACATTCATATATCCAGAGGACCAGATGACAAAGTGTAAGATGGCAATGATTCAAGAGATATGTTGAGAAAATCCTTTTATCTTCTTCCACCTTAAACAGGCTAAGGATATAGATCCAAATACCTAGGTAAATGTTCTAAACTATCTTGCACGTGCAACATTATAAGCATACTAAGCAAGTTAGTAGACGAATAAACACCCAATTAGAGTGGTCTTTGAACCTCATTTCAATGCATCTTTTCTCTTGACAGGAACCCAGGAACCATAGAGCAATTTCCTTCCTTCCGCTCTCCACAGCATCACTGCCATGAATCACATTCCTGCACAACCAATTCAAGTCAATACGCAGCTACGGTTGGAAACATCGAGGAAAGGAGCGTGCAATACAACAGCATAAATCAAGCCATTGATTAGAATACATACATGCAGTTATGCTCTATCAATAAGTGAAGGCTTTTGTTACAACTAGTTGTATGAATTATGAGAGCATTATATTACCTGCCAATATCAATGGCGTAATCACCACGGATGGTGGCAGGGCTGGTGGTACAAATGATCTTTCTCCCGGTGGCTACGACATTCTTGCACCTCCCACACAATGGCAACAACAGGGCCAGAGACAATGTACTTAAAGTAGCCATTGAAGAAGGGCTTTGCAGATAAATCAGCATAATGCTTCTCAGCAAAAGCACAATCAACGGCCATAAACTTCAACCCTGATTCCAAAACAGATGCACTACTTAAATCTATATCTCTAAAAGTGAGATAAATCTCAAAGCATATCACCACTTATTCATTTTAGATGGGGTAGCAAGCAtataaatttacaaaaataaaatcgcACAAATCTCGGGTGTGTTACATCTCTAAGTACATAATCAGTGAAATCAATCAACAATGAGTAAtcactaatcacaaaacaaaaaatttaaattatcacTAAAACGACGCCAGAATCTTAAAACAATGCCAGAAAATGACCGAGATAGAAAATGATTGAGGCTATTCTAGTTTGAAGCAAGGGTGCATCATGGGTTCATGGCTCTATAATAGCATGGGATGGTGCATCATGGGCTCATGGCTCTATAATAGTAATACACTTCTTTTTCTGCACTATTTATTGCATTTCAAAAATCACTTGTACaagtttaatactccatccgtcccaagataagcgactcgtatttctttttaggatgtcccactataagtgagccatttccatttttagcaaaaaattctccacatactttattctctcttcactcctctacttttctctctctcatactttactctatccactttaactatttaaatatcaattccttaaatcctgtgcccaaaagaaatgcttcacttatcttgggacggagggagtaaatattTCCACGGTTCATGAATAAATATTCCACTTTGACATGACATGAAttttacataaaatataaaGCATGTGTCATAGaatttttaaaagaattaaaGACACTCAATAACAGGTGGAGAAAGTACAAATTTtgacacattttttaaaatattctgGCCAAtcttgtgaatatttttttcaaactaaataaaaatttgGTATCGGAAATCAAATTTTACACATAGCATGCACTATGCATCTACTTATTTATCCCAAATTAGGAATCTCAAAATTTGACTTtatatgagttttaagaaactAATCAAATGAGTAATGAGTAAAATAAGCATAtgtaaaaaatattgaaatgtgAATCTACTTTTACATGCttattaatttcatattaaaatgAATTTGAGTGGAatgaatttataaaatataagtcatttaccaaaaataacaaaatttgattGAAAGTTTAAACTTTAATTTGGGATCCATGTAGtatcaaattttggaaaatggaTTTAGATCTCCGGCAGCACCGCAGCAGACATTGGAATTTTGATGCAATCACATTTGTTTAAAACTACTGAAATTTGGATTTTAGAAGGTTGGGATATTTTTTTGCAAAATGCACCAAAAGTTCTGGAATTCatctttgaattttaatttctaaagtGCACCAAAACGCACTAAAATGCACCAAAATGCAAAACACAGTTTTAATTCAAGGAGCACAAAGCAGAGATTGTATTTCATTTTCACCAGAATTTAACAAAAGATTCAAACTGATTATGAAAGCTGAGAAATACAATAAAGCATAGTAATGCATTGATCAACAATCCAAtcaattcaaaacaaacaaggacAGATAGATGGCATATCCAAAAGGAAGAAATGGTCTTAGCAAGTTATAAATAATAATGTCATCACCTTATTATGCTACATAGTTTTTGTTTTAATGATAAGAAAGTGCAAGTAGAAGAAAGATCACTTTACCGGCTATATTGGATAGATTGACCAGCAGTACCCCAACCACATTTCCAGAACGAATAGTCAAACATCTTGATTGTTCCAGAAGCAGAAGCTAAACCGATGGATATAGAAACTGATTCACATGCTAACTGAACGTTGTGCAATGTGTAGAACTCCGGATCCAGCATTTCTTCCTTTTGTGTGATGTTTATCTTCTCTAAAGATTTTCCGTTCTCAAGGAAGAATCTGATAAGCTCTAACAAGTTCTCCAGGTTGCCCCATGTAAAAATCTCAATTTCTTTCAGCTTGTGCAATATCATCAGCCCTGGGACGTCAATTTTCTTGGATTCCCAACTGATTATCCCGGGGTGCTGAAGCATCATCAACCATATCAGTATAAACATACACTCTACATGCttcaaatacccccaaaacaTATGGTATTAAACAATCTGTACCTCAGTGAATCGGATACATAGAGCTTCAAGATTATGAGAAAGCTGGAGTAGCTTTATTAGACCCTCCATATGGTCCCCCGTGAATTCCATACAAACCTTCAAGCTCCTCAGACTGTCTAGAGGACTGAAGTCGCCAGCATATTTTTCAAATGCAGGAGAGTAGTACTAACAAAGAAGAAAGCACATGATAATTACATTTACAGATATGAATATCCATCACCAACTCCATAAGATATAGTATACCCTTAAAATCTAGCAAATTTAACATAGTGACGTGAAGGAAATTATTCCAAATTCGTTCAATAAGAAGTTTTTGTAATGGACATCACAATACTAAAAGAATGTTCAATCACTCAAGCTGCACAAAAATAGCATTAACATGTCTTTAAGCTGCACAAAAATAGCATTAACATGTCTTTAAGTTGCACAAAAATAGCATTAACATGCCTTTAAGCTGCAGAAAATAGCATTAACATGTCTTTAAGCTGCATAAAAATACCATTAACATGTCTTTAACATCTCTATTACATGAGCTGCAACATCCACCCTCCTCCTTTAATATTTAAATGGTATTATAGCCCTATAGTAAATCATCTCAAGTAATATGATAGTAAAATATTACATTGCTATACTATTTAATCTACACATACCAGGACAAAATTTGGCGACACTAATAATTCTTGGACATGGCGAATACCTAAAACCATAGCACCTAAGTCCCCTGGTTTATTTTGATATCGGAGCTCAATGGAAGCATTCTTCAAAAATAGCATATCCGAGGACAATTAAAAACCGTAATTATCTTAAAAACAAGAAGCTCACTACAAATGTAAAGACTATTTTGACTAAACGAGAAAACCTATAGAGGGGAAGAGAGGGAGCAGGGCAGAAAAAGTAACTGAGAATATTAATCATCCAGAGATAATATCCGGAATAAATACGTGCTTTACTTTCTCATACATCtcaaccaattttttttcggAGAAGTGTATAATATTCACATTTCTATAATGGATCACATAATCCTGTCGCTATACGTTAATACCATGCCCCAAACATAAATGAccaaattgccaaatgcatataaGAAATGTTCAACAGATACAGATACAAGCCTAAACTGTTATGAGCAGCAATAACAGATGCAGATtgataaaaacaaacaattgatGAATTATAAAGGCCCATGCAGTGATGAATATCAAAACAATCAAATGATCTACATTTTGTAGAAAttccaaaaatatgaaaatgatcTTAAATTGGAGGCAAGTGTATTAAAATCTGTACGATTAAATAATTCAATAACATAATTATCTTAACAACAAGAAGCTCACTGCAAATAGAAAGACTATTTGTGAATTCTTGAGAAAATCTATAGCAAGGAAGAGAGGGGGGGCAGAAATAGTCACTGAGAATATTTATCATCCGAGTTAATATCCAGATTAAATACATGCTTTACTTTCTCATACATCTCAACCAAGAATTTTTTGGAGAAGTGTTTGGTGTTCACATTTCTATAACTAGATCACATAATCCTGTCGCTACTCAACATAAACGACCAAATTACCAAATGCATAAAAGAAATGTTCAACATATACAGATCCAAGCCTGATATGAACAGCAATTGCAGAGGCATATTGATAAAACAAACAATCAATGAATTATAAAGGCTAATGCAGTGATGAATATCTAAACAATCAAATGATCTacattttatagaaattaaattaaaatcaaaataatcttAAATTGGAGGCAAATGTATTAAAATCCGTACAATTAAATACTTCAAGTTCAATAAGATAATTATCTTATAAACAAGAAGCTCACTGCAAATGGAAAGACGATTTGGACGTCTCGAGAAAACCTATAGCGGGGAAGAGAGGGGGCGGGGCAGAAAATTCAGCCAATTGAGTAGCGGAGGTAACAAGGTTTCCCCATTCATTAATTATACCTAAAGAAAGAATATTTTGACAACGCAGATACAGCCCCTCCTCCGAAAAAGTCACTAAAGAAAAAGTTGGATACATCaactaaataaatttaaaagcgAGAGTACATAATACGGATGAAAAATCTGACATGGACCACGGTATTTTCCACTGAGAGGTATCACATGAATGTGATTTCATTTGTGCCAAGTTGACAACCAATACGCTGTGTTTGTTATTCCATTAGTAAAAGCACTACCCATATTATTTTATCGGCAATTACTAATCATGTATCTAAACAAAACGAAATGAATATGATTGAGTCAATAAATTCCTGAAATAGCAAATAGGCCATTAAAAAGCAATCAGTATGAGACCTTAAATAATTATGATAATGATTTTCAATGTCGCTAAACAATGTGCTTTACTAAATTATTATctgcaaaataaataaagaaagaaaatccTCTGCGTCTAATATTCCTTTTATATTTTGGAACCTAGAGATGTTTAATGTTTCCATTGAATCTCAATGGTTACAATTGAATATCTCAGGAGTTTATCCTCGGAATttatatatcaaaataatataGAAATAGACTATCAAATGCCACTCAAAACAAAATACTTCTGCTGAGTATTTCAAATATATTAAGCACAATGTTACCAAAACATGAAAGATACAGTCTCATTTCAATTTTAGCACTTGCACTTGCACACATATGCAAAATAAAGATAGCAATGTCTATAATACAAATAAAGATAagattaaaatatgtaaaaacATTCACATGTATGAAGTTGATGTCATAACTAAGAGCTATTTATGTTGTATTCTGCCAAGTAACGTAACTTAGCTTGGTTTTTGTAATTTATGTGTCCTAGTACACCCATCATCTACAGGATAAAAATATAGGGAAAGGATAAAAAAATCCCTTAATTAGTAGCAGTGAAACTAGAAAATGTCTGATAAAGAGAGGATAATCAAGGAAATTTAATGCAGTGTTACAGAAAGGTTGTCTACAAAAAAAGTACGAACCAAGTTAGagtaaaggaaaagaaaaagatcaTGAGACTTGATAGGGATAAGGGCAAGGTACTCTATCTCATCTCGGATTATTATTTACTTGTTTTTATTCAATTCTCTacaattgaaaagaaaaataatctttttTCCTACACTTTTATGTCGCTTTAACTCCATCATATATGAAGTAAATAACATTTAATACCACTTAGCCGCTAACACCAAATTAACAAGAGTCCCCTACATGTAATTCACCATTTTCTTTAGAGCCAAAGACTATTACACTCATATATCCGAAGGACCAAAATGACCAAGTGTAAGATGGCAATGATTCACAGAGATATGTTGAGCAAATCCGTTTATCTTCTTCCATCATGAACAGGCTAAAGATACAGATTCACATATCTAGGTAAATGTTTTAAACTATCTTGCACGTGCGACATTCTAAGCATACTAAGCAAGTTATAGTACTTCTAAATCAAGATCAGTAGACGAAAAAACACCCAAATAGAGTGTTCTTTGAACCTCATTTCAATGCAACTTTTCTCTTGACATTTCAACTCTACATTCTTACACATTTCAACATTACTATTGTTTTAGGCTGTCTGCAATCATCCATAGATTTGAAaacttcctttttttctttttgttttttcattttttttaatacctGCAGATTTTCTATACAATTAGTCATCAGACAAGTAATATTGCAATCATTGAATATACGTGTAAAAAACTAAACATGATTGTTAATCAAAGTTAAATTCTTTACAAATATGATAATACATCTATTGAAAAAATACCTCTCAAGCGAGAGAACAGCAAAAAAAATTGGCAACTTATTTGTTGTGCCCTATATAAAACACCTGGAAAATTatgaataataatatatattctgTTTACAAGAGAGATGTGAAGCAGTGTCCACATACCTTAGCAACAAGAGTGCACAGAGTCAAAGCATCACATCATCAAGCCCAATCAACCTTGCAGAACAGAGTAAGCATTTTTTGTATCCACCCACGAGGTAAACATAGAAGGCAGACTGAGACATTATCCAAAGAGTCTGTATTCACAACAGTGAAGCCACAGAGCATTCGTCCAATGTAGCAGAAAAGGAGCAAGTTTGGAGGACAAATCATGAGCTTAGAGTTGAAATATAGTCTACAACCCAAATTTTCTCACGAGCAAACAGATCCATGATTGCTAGATTCTTGAGTACTACTTGAACCATCAATCTACTCAAGATCAATGACTTGGCAATCTTATAAGTAACGTTCTTGCGCTTAATACAATCGCGTGAAAGAAGATTCTCAGCAACCTCACCTCATATGAGAACTCTCACCAAGACTTCTTTGGTTACTAAAACTTGCAATGAGATGTTTTGTTAACCTGTCCAGTGTAATCATCATCAAGAAAGCAAAGTTCTCGAACCTTCTTCCCAGCTAAAACATGAAAGAGCTCATTCAGCTGCTTCATTATGTGTTATCCGTACACACATTTGATCCTTATAAGTTGAGAGAGCCATCTCTTATAAGTAAAGCCCAATTGATAAAATACCAAAACATCGAAGTTCATTCTCATTAATATTATCATGCTTCACAAACCAATATATGTTGAAAATTAAGTAAAGCATCGAAGTCCAAACATACTTCCATCTTTTCGATAGCAAGCTAATCCACACGGCATTTCTAAAATCAGCGTGGGAAAGCATGAATCTAGGGTTCTTAATCTGCTGCAAAGCGGAATCCATTTGCATGATCAAATTCAAGCATTCAGAGAACCCCTATTTTTTCACAACAATCGGCAACTCTCTGCGAATTCGAAAGAAAACGAGCCCTAAATTCATCACAACACAGAACGCCTGAACCTATTTCTGCAGCTAAAATAAATCCGTTGCGATCTCTTATCAATATAAAGGCAATACAGAAAAATCCATCCTCCCTTCAGTAATTAAGTGTAAATTGGGAATCAAAACCTGACAACGCATTTGATATTGAAGCAATCCATCCAAATTGTGATCGGATGCTGTccattattttttgttttgtacATAAAAATGACGCAATTTGATCTAATCAGATTTTACTAATTATATTATGGAAATTGCCTTGATTTTACTAATTATATCAGTCTATtggataattaattaatagtaacaATTTAGTATCACATGTAGTGATGTGATCAAACTTTTGGATAATTGCAAAGAATTAAAACTTAATTTGTTTTtcatactttttttaaaattataactaAAATCTAATCAAAGTTCATGTTTTTTCACAATTTGTGCTCTAAAATATGATCATAATCACATTGAGAATTAATGAATCATAGAATGGAATATGATTCCAAATGTCGAGAGTCCGTGACCTTAGAAATTGACATTCGTGTTTGGCATAATTTAATCATAAGTAGATTTTTCATCcaacaaaattttattttattttttcttaatttaaaaaGTCATATTTATATGTATAAGTATTTaatacttttactattttttcttaCTCACTCCATCTCTCATTTTTAGTCCACTTTGCATTAGAAATAGGTTTTAAGAAAGttgatggaaaaaaaattaatggaacgTGATATCATCCCAAAATAACAATATACAACCATTAATAACAGGTGGAGAAGGTATGAATTTtgacacattttttaaaatattctgGCCAATATTGTTAATACTTTttttaaactaaataaaaatatgtaatcTACTTATTGATCCCAATTTAGGAATCTCAATTTGACTTGATATGAGtgttaagaaaataatttaatgagtaaatgagtgaaataagtaatGGAAAAATATAGAAATGTGAATCTACTTTTACATGTTtatcaatttcatattaaaCGAATTTGAATGTAATggatttataaaatataaagtcatttaccaaaaataactaaattttGAAGGTTTAAACTTTAATTTGGGATCCAAGCAGtatcaaattttggaaaatggaTTTAGATCTCCGGCAGCAGACATTGTAATTTTGATGCAATCACATATTCACATTTGTTTAAAACTACAGAAATTTGGCTTTTAGAAGGTTGGGAAAATATTTTGCAAAATGCACCAAAAATTATGGAATTCATTTtcgatttttaatttcttaagtTGCACCAAAATGCACAAATGCAAAACACGGTTTTAATTCAATAGCACAAAGCAGAGATTGCATTTAATCTCACCAGAATTTAACAACAGATTCAAACTGATTATGAAAGCTGAGAAATACATTAAAGCATAGTAATGCATTCAACAACAATTCCAATCAATTCAAAACAACAATagttcaaaacaaacaagagtTGTAAATAATAATGTCCTCACATTATTATGGTActagtttttgtttttatgagAACAAGTAGAAGAAAGATCGATCTACTCACGATGTCCTTCTGAATCCAACGCATACGGGGGCGAACACCTCTTTTTCGTCTTCTTCAACACGAGCCACCAAATTTCTCCACGCAATTCTATCGACAAGAACAGAGAGCAGATGTCAATTTGGATACCATaactcttcttcttcaatttaaaacaataatGAGAAAATGAGAATTGTACCCGATGTTTCTACTTATTCTGATATTGGATAGGTTTACCGGTCATATTCGATAGATTGACCAGTCGTACCCGAACCACATTTCCAAAACAAAAGGTCAAACATCTTGATTGTTCCAGAAGCAGAAGCTAAACCGATGGATATAGAAACCGATTGACATGCTAACTGAACGTTGTGCAATGTGTAGAACTTCTTCGGATCCAGCGTTTCTTCCTTTTGCGTGATGTTTATCTTCTCTAAAGATTTTCCATTCTCAAGGAAGAATCTGATAAGCTCTAACAAGTTCTCCAGGTTGCCGCCCGTGAAAATCTCAATTTCTTTCAGCTTGTGCGATATCATAGGGACATCGATTTTCCTGGACTCCCAATTAATTTTCCAGGGGTGCTGAAGCATCATCAACCATATTAGTTATAAACATACACTCTACATGCTCCAAATAATATGGTATCACACAATCTGTACCTCAGTTAATCGGATACATAGAGTTTCAAGGTTACGAGAAAGCTGGAGTAGCTTTATTAGACCCTCCATATGGTCCCCCTCGAATTCCATATAAACCTTCAAGCTCCTCAGACTGTCGAGAGGATTGAAGTCACCAGCAATTTTTTTAGATCCAGGACAGTAGTACTAACAAAGAAGAAAGCACATGATAATTACATTCACCGATATGAATATCCATCACCACCAACTCGTATGCAACTTATAAACATATAGTGATACACACAACTAAAAACATAATCATACAATAATGAGAGCAATTTTCATACTTTTTGCAGTCTGGAACCAACAAGATTCTAGATATTTCAAGCAAATTTAACATAGTGGTGTGAAGGGAATTATTCCAAATTCGTTGAATAAGAAGTTCTTATAATGGACATCACAGTACTAAAAGAATGTTCAATCACTCAATCCGCACAAAAATGCCACTAACATGTCTTTAAGCTGCACAAAAATACCATGAAAATGTTAAAACTGCACAAAAATACCATTAACATGTcattaaaacaaaaaagatCACATGGCCTCAAAATAAACAATTATGTCAAAAGTATTGCAGAAATTCAAAATTAGGacaaaattatagtaatataCTACCATTACCATACTATTTAATCTACACATACCGTGACAAAATTTGGAGACACTGTTAACTCCTGGACATGACGAATACCAAAAACCATAGCACCAAAGTCCGCTGGTGTATTTTGATATCGGAGCTCAATGGAGGCATTCTTCAAAAATAGCATATCCAATGATTGACTGAGATGTAGCACTGGCCCGATATACCAGAAAGATACAAGGTTTGGAGTATGAAGTTCCAGCTCACCGCCGAACATGCACGTATATCCCCACCAATAAGGGccattatttacaaaattcaaAGTCCTAAGCTTATTGGCAGAAATCTTAAGATAGTCCATCGTCACAAAACAACAATATTCCAGAGATAAAGTCTCAAGAACACCACAATCACTGAACAGGTTCTCAGCTATATCAGAACCATCAAACAGGACGCCAACCAAATTTAGGGTCTTTAGATTTGAAAAGCTTGCCAGTGGTTGCAACTCAACCAGACTATCAACGCCCTGTGTAAATGCGTCAACGTGAGTGGGTACACCACAATGAATTGGACACTGCAGGATTCCATATCCAGTAA
This DNA window, taken from Salvia splendens isolate huo1 chromosome 18, SspV2, whole genome shotgun sequence, encodes the following:
- the LOC121777156 gene encoding uncharacterized protein LOC121777156, with the translated sequence MNEVVKTGLLSRKWRYFWHSTPCLNFDFRDFWNQERCLNLSYNECVIKFWVFVKCAIVIRSPICRLRLYCEACDTIQLDSLLYLCAMKEVQELDIFTGYGILQCPIHCGVPTHVDAFTQGVDSLVELQPLASFSNLKTLNLVGVLFDGSDIAENLFSDCGVLETLSLEYCCFVTMDYLKISANKLRTLNFVNNGPYWWGYTCMFGGELELHTPNLVSFWYIGPVLHLSQSLDMLFLKNASIELRYQNTPADFGAMVFGIRHVQELTVSPNFVTYYCPGSKKIAGDFNPLDSLRSLKVYMEFEGDHMEGLIKLLQLSRNLETLCIRLTEHPWKINWESRKIDVPMISHKLKEIEIFTGGNLENLLELIRFFLENGKSLEKINITQKEETLDPKKFYTLHNVQLACQSVSISIGLASASGTIKMFDLLFWKCGSGTTGQSIEYDR